A window of Natrinema versiforme contains these coding sequences:
- a CDS encoding alpha/beta fold hydrolase, which translates to MVDKTATEMYRSRTDALTTDFGEGQPIVFAHGTLMDRTMFAPQLEALQDEYRAIAYDLRARTDRYAPGYDLWDLTDDCAALLDGLGEDSAIIAGMSMGGFTALRFALAYPDRVDGLVLIDSIASPHPDDERAEYSALVEPYEDALEPLPREIAAGSTAELFGETTLEENRELVEAWVDRWATYPGKAVYHELNSWLGREDVTDRLSEIDVPVLIVHGEEDSTLPPSRAEPMLEELPDAEMELIPEAGHTSTLENPGPVTDAIRAFLDARF; encoded by the coding sequence ATGGTCGACAAGACAGCCACCGAGATGTACCGATCCAGAACCGACGCGCTGACGACCGACTTCGGCGAAGGACAGCCGATCGTCTTCGCACACGGGACGCTGATGGACCGGACGATGTTCGCGCCGCAACTCGAGGCCTTGCAGGACGAGTACCGGGCCATCGCCTACGACCTGCGGGCGCGGACGGATCGGTACGCGCCGGGCTACGACCTGTGGGATCTCACCGACGACTGCGCGGCGTTGCTCGACGGCCTCGGCGAGGACAGCGCTATCATCGCCGGCATGTCGATGGGCGGCTTCACGGCGCTCCGGTTCGCGCTCGCGTATCCGGACCGCGTCGACGGGCTCGTGCTGATCGACTCGATAGCGTCCCCCCATCCCGACGACGAACGCGCGGAGTACAGCGCGCTCGTCGAGCCGTACGAGGACGCCCTCGAGCCGCTGCCCCGCGAAATCGCGGCGGGGTCGACGGCCGAACTGTTCGGCGAGACGACCCTCGAGGAGAACCGCGAACTCGTGGAGGCGTGGGTCGACCGCTGGGCGACCTACCCCGGGAAAGCCGTCTACCACGAACTCAATTCGTGGCTCGGCCGCGAGGACGTGACCGACCGGCTTTCCGAAATCGACGTGCCGGTACTCATCGTCCACGGCGAGGAGGATTCGACGCTCCCGCCGTCGCGGGCCGAGCCGATGCTCGAGGAACTGCCCGACGCCGAGATGGAACTGATTCCCGAGGCCGGCCACACCTCGACGCTGGAGAACCCGGGGCCAGTAACCGACGCGATCAGGGCGTTCCTCGACGCGCGGTTCTGA
- the glyA gene encoding serine hydroxymethyltransferase, with protein sequence MNHDQVRDVDPAVADALEGEVDRQRETLQMIASENHVSEAVIDAQGSALTNKYAEGYPGERYYGGCQYADEVEELAIERAKELFGAEHVNVQPHSGTQANQSVYFAMLEPDDKILSLDLNHGGHLSHGHPANFTGQLYEVEQYEVDPETGYIDYDDLADHAAEFDPDIIVSGYSAYPREIEWERIQDAADDVDALHLADIAHITGLVAAGVHPSPVGIADFVTGSTHKTIRSGRGGIVMTSEEYADDIDAAVFPGGQGGPLMHNVAGKAVGFKEALEPAFEEYAEQTVANAKALGESLSENGFSLVSDGTDNHLVLVDLRDSHPDTSGGDAEEALEEAGIVLNGNTVPGETRSPFNPSGIRAGTPALTTRGFDEDDCREVGDLIARVVDAPEDETVIEEVREEVATLCDENPLYE encoded by the coding sequence GAGGCCGTCATCGACGCGCAGGGCAGCGCCCTGACGAACAAGTACGCCGAGGGGTATCCCGGCGAGCGCTACTACGGCGGCTGTCAGTACGCCGACGAGGTCGAGGAACTCGCGATCGAGCGGGCGAAAGAGCTGTTCGGTGCCGAGCACGTCAACGTCCAGCCACACTCGGGCACGCAGGCCAACCAGTCGGTCTACTTCGCGATGCTCGAGCCCGACGACAAGATCCTGTCACTGGACCTGAACCACGGCGGCCACCTCAGCCACGGTCACCCGGCGAACTTCACGGGCCAGCTCTACGAGGTCGAACAGTACGAGGTCGACCCCGAGACGGGCTACATCGACTACGACGACCTCGCCGACCACGCCGCCGAGTTCGACCCGGACATCATCGTCTCGGGCTACTCCGCGTACCCGCGCGAGATCGAGTGGGAGCGCATTCAGGACGCCGCCGACGACGTCGACGCGCTCCACCTCGCGGACATCGCCCACATCACCGGCCTCGTCGCCGCGGGCGTCCACCCGTCGCCCGTCGGCATCGCCGACTTCGTCACCGGTTCGACCCACAAGACCATCCGCTCGGGCCGGGGCGGCATCGTCATGACGAGCGAGGAGTACGCCGACGACATCGACGCCGCCGTCTTCCCCGGCGGACAGGGCGGCCCGCTCATGCACAACGTCGCCGGCAAGGCCGTCGGCTTCAAGGAAGCCCTCGAGCCAGCCTTCGAAGAGTACGCCGAGCAGACGGTCGCGAACGCGAAGGCGCTCGGCGAGAGCCTCTCCGAGAACGGGTTCTCGCTGGTCTCGGACGGCACCGATAACCACCTCGTGCTCGTCGACCTGCGGGACAGCCACCCCGACACCTCCGGCGGCGACGCCGAGGAGGCCTTAGAGGAGGCCGGCATCGTCCTCAACGGGAACACGGTGCCCGGCGAGACGCGCTCGCCGTTCAATCCGAGCGGTATCCGCGCCGGAACGCCGGCGCTGACCACGCGCGGCTTCGACGAGGACGACTGCCGCGAGGTGGGCGACCTGATCGCTCGCGTCGTCGACGCCCCCGAGGACGAGACCGTCATCGAGGAGGTCCGCGAGGAAGTCGCGACGCTGTGCGACGAGAATCCGCTGTACGAGTAA
- a CDS encoding bifunctional methylenetetrahydrofolate dehydrogenase/methenyltetrahydrofolate cyclohydrolase, translating to MTEIIDGNAVASEIRDDLTDAIETLADAGSRPGLATVLMGDDPASQTYVNMKQRDCEEVGIESHHVDVDGDAPPEELFDTIADLNENDDVHGYIVQAPVPDHVDYRNVIRRVDPAKDVDGFHPENVGRLVAGDARFRPCTPHGVQKLLESADVEIEGKDVTIVGRSDIVGKPLANLLIQKADDGNATVTVCHSRTDDLAAKTRSADIVVAAVGVPELIDGSMLAEDTVVIDVGVNRVDADTEKGYELVGDVEFESAKEKASAITPVPGGVGPMTRAMLLYNTVKAASLQEDIDVELP from the coding sequence ATGACCGAGATCATCGACGGCAACGCCGTCGCGAGCGAGATCCGGGACGATCTGACCGACGCGATCGAGACACTCGCCGACGCGGGTTCGCGGCCGGGACTGGCGACCGTGCTCATGGGCGACGACCCCGCGAGCCAGACCTACGTGAACATGAAACAGCGCGACTGCGAGGAGGTCGGCATCGAGAGCCACCACGTCGACGTCGACGGCGACGCCCCGCCCGAGGAACTGTTCGACACCATCGCCGATCTCAACGAGAACGACGATGTCCACGGCTACATCGTGCAGGCCCCGGTCCCGGACCACGTCGACTACCGCAACGTGATCCGCCGGGTCGACCCGGCCAAGGACGTCGACGGCTTCCACCCCGAGAACGTCGGCCGACTCGTCGCCGGCGACGCCCGCTTCCGTCCCTGTACCCCCCACGGCGTCCAGAAGCTCCTCGAGTCCGCCGACGTGGAGATCGAGGGCAAGGATGTGACCATCGTCGGCCGTTCGGACATCGTCGGCAAACCCCTCGCGAACCTGCTGATTCAGAAGGCCGACGACGGCAACGCGACCGTGACGGTCTGTCACTCCCGAACCGACGACCTCGCTGCGAAGACTCGCAGTGCGGACATCGTCGTCGCGGCGGTCGGCGTCCCCGAACTCATCGACGGCTCGATGCTCGCCGAGGACACGGTCGTCATCGACGTGGGCGTCAACCGCGTCGACGCCGACACCGAGAAGGGGTACGAACTCGTCGGCGATGTCGAGTTCGAGAGTGCAAAGGAGAAAGCCAGCGCGATCACGCCCGTCCCCGGCGGCGTCGGCCCGATGACGCGCGCGATGTTACTCTACAATACCGTCAAAGCCGCGAGCCTGCAGGAAGACATCGACGTTGAGCTTCCCTGA
- a CDS encoding OPT family oligopeptide transporter, which produces MSHGPSEEGTEPRDSRIGSDQAAGDGPTPYVPAGRSVAELTVKAVLIGLALNVVMLTANMYLGMRSGMTISASIPAAVISMGVFYGLRRVGIGGTILENNIVQTMTSAGEALAAGVIFTIAGVTFLDQPIDIAGTAAVAVLGGLLGVLFMIPMRRYLIVDKHEELPYPEGTACADVLEAGSRGDEGVKLISFGFLVSFLYMWLANGMAAFRTTIQTAFSAGETDGFAIGGDFTPALIGVGYIIGPRIAGYVFGGGLIAWMMLIPLLITGGFVPESAADAALMAQADAVWDEYIRYVGAGAMIVGGFYAILSMRGTIADALGTAAAEVRGSGAAATGDRKRTQRDLPMKVVVGGAILIALALVAVPQVQVGLLGGFIAVIAAFLFVAVSAYLVGVVGSSSNPVSGMAVATILIAALALRSTGVSDPVVVLVTASVVAIAAAVAGDTSQDLKTGYLLGATPRKQQLAQIIGIALSALFAGWVLYFFHQAYGIGSDTIPAPQAGMMALISEGVLTGTAQWGMILIGAVFALVLILMDVPVLPFAVGIYLPITLATPIFLGGLLRAGIDRYVARKDDEDGSLAEHTTSRGRIVAAGLITGEAIMGIVIGALYITGIGNAEGAPFPIGLAGETQAILGVVAVVALVGLFTVSVLRNPPETAEK; this is translated from the coding sequence ATGTCACACGGACCATCGGAAGAAGGAACGGAACCGCGCGACAGTCGTATCGGTAGTGACCAAGCGGCGGGCGACGGGCCGACACCCTACGTTCCCGCCGGACGAAGCGTCGCGGAGCTCACCGTCAAGGCGGTCCTGATCGGTCTCGCGCTCAACGTGGTGATGCTGACCGCGAACATGTACCTCGGGATGCGTTCGGGGATGACGATCAGCGCGTCCATCCCGGCCGCGGTCATCAGCATGGGCGTCTTCTACGGGCTTCGCCGGGTCGGCATCGGCGGCACGATCCTCGAGAACAACATCGTCCAGACGATGACCTCCGCCGGCGAGGCGCTGGCGGCCGGCGTCATTTTCACGATCGCCGGCGTCACGTTCCTCGACCAGCCCATCGACATCGCCGGCACCGCCGCGGTCGCGGTACTGGGCGGCCTGCTCGGAGTGCTGTTCATGATCCCGATGCGGCGCTATCTCATCGTCGACAAACACGAGGAACTCCCCTATCCGGAGGGAACGGCGTGTGCCGACGTACTCGAGGCCGGCTCGCGCGGCGACGAGGGCGTGAAGCTCATCTCCTTTGGCTTCCTCGTGAGTTTCCTCTACATGTGGTTGGCCAACGGTATGGCCGCGTTTCGGACGACGATTCAGACGGCGTTCTCGGCGGGCGAGACCGACGGGTTCGCCATCGGCGGCGACTTCACGCCCGCCCTGATCGGCGTCGGCTACATCATCGGTCCGCGAATCGCCGGCTACGTGTTCGGCGGCGGGCTGATCGCCTGGATGATGCTGATTCCGCTGCTCATTACGGGCGGATTCGTTCCCGAGTCGGCCGCCGACGCGGCGCTGATGGCACAGGCCGACGCGGTCTGGGACGAGTACATCCGCTACGTTGGTGCGGGGGCGATGATTGTCGGCGGCTTCTACGCGATCCTCTCGATGCGGGGGACGATCGCCGACGCGCTGGGAACCGCGGCCGCGGAGGTCCGTGGCTCCGGTGCGGCCGCGACCGGGGACCGCAAACGAACCCAGCGGGACCTCCCGATGAAGGTCGTCGTGGGCGGCGCGATCCTGATCGCGCTCGCGCTGGTCGCAGTCCCACAGGTCCAGGTCGGCCTGCTGGGCGGCTTCATCGCCGTGATCGCCGCGTTCCTCTTCGTTGCCGTCTCGGCGTACCTCGTCGGAGTCGTCGGCAGTTCCTCGAATCCCGTCTCCGGGATGGCCGTGGCGACGATCCTGATCGCAGCGCTGGCGTTGCGCTCGACCGGCGTGAGCGATCCCGTCGTCGTGCTGGTGACCGCGTCGGTGGTGGCGATCGCCGCGGCGGTCGCGGGCGACACCTCACAGGACCTCAAGACCGGCTACCTCCTCGGTGCGACCCCCCGAAAGCAACAGCTCGCACAGATCATCGGAATCGCGCTGTCGGCCCTCTTCGCGGGCTGGGTCCTGTACTTCTTCCATCAGGCCTACGGCATCGGCAGCGACACCATTCCGGCACCACAGGCCGGGATGATGGCGCTGATTTCCGAGGGCGTCCTCACGGGCACCGCACAGTGGGGAATGATCCTCATCGGCGCCGTCTTCGCGCTCGTCCTGATCCTCATGGACGTTCCCGTCCTGCCCTTTGCGGTCGGGATTTATCTGCCGATCACGCTCGCAACGCCGATCTTCCTCGGCGGCCTGCTCCGGGCCGGAATCGACCGGTACGTAGCGCGGAAAGACGACGAAGACGGATCGCTCGCCGAGCACACGACCTCGAGAGGACGGATCGTCGCGGCCGGGTTGATCACCGGCGAGGCGATCATGGGAATCGTCATCGGCGCGCTCTATATCACCGGTATCGGCAACGCCGAGGGCGCGCCGTTCCCCATCGGACTCGCCGGCGAGACGCAGGCGATCCTCGGCGTTGTCGCCGTCGTCGCGCTCGTCGGCCTCTTTACGGTCAGTGTCCTCCGAAATCCGCCCGAGACGGCCGAAAAATGA
- a CDS encoding PqqD family protein, giving the protein MSAHGPNAVPRRAVDDWEETPVDGDSRVSITWTKTPRNRLDRFLFDLFGTSRERELTLDPVGTTVWRHCDGDHTVSEIASIVADAHDADRVEPVDETLAHFLMRLEERDLIRFDE; this is encoded by the coding sequence ATGAGCGCACACGGACCGAACGCGGTTCCGCGCCGTGCCGTGGACGACTGGGAAGAGACGCCCGTCGACGGTGACTCACGCGTCTCGATCACCTGGACGAAAACCCCGCGGAACCGGCTCGATCGGTTCCTGTTCGACCTCTTCGGGACGAGTCGAGAACGCGAACTCACGCTGGACCCGGTCGGAACGACCGTCTGGCGGCATTGCGACGGCGACCACACGGTCTCGGAGATCGCGTCGATCGTCGCCGACGCACACGATGCCGACCGCGTCGAACCGGTCGACGAGACGCTCGCACACTTCCTCATGCGACTCGAGGAACGCGACCTGATCCGGTTCGACGAGTAG